In one Tripterygium wilfordii isolate XIE 37 chromosome 22, ASM1340144v1, whole genome shotgun sequence genomic region, the following are encoded:
- the LOC119991518 gene encoding uncharacterized protein LOC119991518, giving the protein MATDTSTNIPPPVATIPSPTATYPAAIVPSNPSQNLITINIAAQLPLKLTSISYFSWKAQFTALFFGLDLLGYLYGTSECPSKSIDSNGKSVPNPYKKAWTRLSRLYAKRSNIHSIHLKDKLSMIITVVDFLISIKKIANELSALGAPPSDADLLLYSSRGLGPAYKELVVDLRTRDSVVPFEELFDKIIDHETFLIHNDTNPVPPPPTANLTKSSRPPYHSSPTPSRSLGILPTPSFRHKPSRNPATVAVYQFCDKHGHEAKKLFKLFPNP; this is encoded by the exons atggcCACCGACACATCTACCAACATTCCTCCTCCTGTTGCCACCATACCTTCACCTACTGCCACCTATCCTGCTGCTATTGTCCCTTCCAATCCTTCACAAAACTTGATCACCATCAATATTGCCGCACAACTTCCTCTCAAGCTCACCTCTATCAGCTATTTTTCTTGGAAGGCACAGTTCACTGCCTTATTTTTTGGATTGGATCTCCTTGGTTACCTTTATGGAACTTCTGAATGTCCTTCAAAATCAATTGATAGCAATGGCAAGTCTGTTCCCAATCCATA CAAAAAAGCTTGGACACGTCTTTCGCGACTCTATGCAAAGAGGTCCAACATACATAGCATTCACTTGAAAGACAAACTCTCCATGATCATAACagttgttgattttctcatctcaaTCAAGAAAATTGCTAATGAATTGTCTGCCCTTGGGGCTCCTCCCTCAGATGCCGACCTCCTTCTCTATAGCAGTCGTGGTCTCGGACCTGCCTATAAGGAACTCGTTGTAGATTTACGGACTAGAGATTCTGTGGTACCATTTGAAGAATTGTTTGACAAGATCATTGATCATGAGACTTTCCTCATTCACAATGACACCAACCctgttcctcctcctccaaccgCAAATCTGACCAAATCATCCCGCCCTCCCTACCATTCCTCACCTACTCCCTCTCGTTCTCTTGGTATTCTGCCAACTCCTTCATTCCGACACAAGCCTTCCCGAAATCCTGCCACTGTCGCTGTTTATCAGTTTTGTGACAAACACGGTCATGAAGCCAAAAAATTGTTCAAACTTTTTCCCAACCCGTGA